A genomic window from Paenibacillus sp. FSL K6-0276 includes:
- a CDS encoding spore germination protein, which yields MSLLRTLLKKKPTENKPNERMSVYSSLQENKEYVENQLFHSSDLKWRSIRFNQTEGLIVFLESLADLQKIQKEIIQPLEGKSEGNVDEVITSVEITKKSDLNEVPYALIQGNCVLLFEGIVEVFIVDVAAVNTRNISEPVNEGVIRGAHDGFIEHLMTNLYLVRKRVENPNLVVRYYQTGKETKTKLALLYMQDLANPDLVKEVDQRIGSITMDITISPGFIAELIEDNPFSLFPQILYTERTDRAAAHLMEGRVVIIADGDPSALILPVTFFAFYQSPDDYHSRWIAGSFVRLLRFVSFIIATLIPALYIAVIGFHPEILPENLIFSVKSSVDRIPFPPIVEALIMQITLEVLREAGVRLPSRVGQTIGIVGGLVIGDSVVRAGLISYPMVIVVALTAISSFVAPSNEISTATRILGFPLMILAAMFGLIGITFGMLFILIHLCKLESFGTPYFSPVMPLRMKDMKDTFVRFPIWSLNQRPHDAHPQKYVQERNSRGWEQDDPGKE from the coding sequence ATGAGTCTTTTAAGGACATTATTAAAGAAAAAACCGACAGAAAATAAGCCGAATGAGAGAATGAGTGTTTATTCTTCGTTACAAGAAAATAAGGAGTACGTTGAAAATCAGCTGTTTCATTCAAGCGATTTAAAATGGAGAAGCATTAGATTTAATCAAACGGAGGGTCTTATTGTTTTTCTAGAATCCCTGGCGGATCTACAGAAAATTCAAAAAGAGATCATCCAGCCTCTAGAAGGAAAAAGTGAAGGAAACGTGGATGAAGTCATAACTTCTGTGGAGATTACGAAAAAATCGGATCTCAACGAGGTGCCTTACGCCTTAATTCAAGGGAATTGTGTATTGTTATTTGAAGGTATAGTAGAAGTCTTTATTGTCGATGTAGCTGCAGTTAATACACGAAATATTTCGGAGCCAGTGAACGAAGGGGTTATTCGCGGCGCGCATGATGGATTTATAGAGCACCTCATGACGAATCTTTATCTGGTTCGGAAGCGCGTCGAGAATCCGAATCTGGTCGTTCGTTATTATCAGACCGGAAAGGAAACCAAAACAAAATTAGCTCTTCTCTATATGCAGGATCTGGCGAATCCGGATCTGGTCAAAGAAGTGGATCAAAGAATCGGTTCCATTACGATGGACATCACGATCTCGCCTGGATTCATTGCCGAATTGATTGAAGATAACCCATTTTCTCTATTTCCGCAAATCTTATATACAGAAAGAACGGACCGGGCGGCAGCTCATCTCATGGAAGGCCGTGTCGTTATTATAGCTGATGGAGACCCGTCTGCGCTGATTTTACCGGTGACTTTCTTTGCTTTCTATCAAAGCCCTGACGATTACCACAGCAGGTGGATTGCCGGATCGTTTGTTCGTTTGCTTCGTTTTGTGAGCTTTATCATCGCAACTCTTATACCTGCTTTATATATAGCGGTTATTGGCTTTCACCCTGAAATTCTTCCTGAAAATTTGATTTTTTCCGTGAAGAGCAGTGTAGACAGGATTCCATTTCCGCCTATAGTGGAGGCTCTTATTATGCAGATTACCTTAGAAGTACTGCGTGAAGCAGGGGTTCGTTTGCCGAGCCGGGTAGGTCAAACCATCGGTATTGTTGGCGGTCTGGTCATTGGTGATTCAGTCGTGCGTGCAGGATTGATATCCTATCCCATGGTTATCGTCGTCGCCTTAACGGCTATTTCCTCTTTTGTCGCACCGTCTAATGAAATAAGTACAGCAACACGCATTCTGGGCTTTCCGCTCATGATCCTGGCTGCGATGTTCGGTTTGATCGGGATTACGTTCGGCATGTTATTCATCTTGATTCACTTATGTAAATTAGAAAGCTTTGGTACACCCTATTTTTCGCCTGTCATGCCTCTTCGAATGAAAGATATGAAGGATACATTTGTGCGTTTTCCGATCTGGAGTCTCAATCAACGTCCTCATGATGCGCATCCCCAAAAGTATGTTCAAGAAAGAAATTCAAGAGGGTGGGAACAGGATGATCCCGGAAAAGAGTAA
- a CDS encoding GerAB/ArcD/ProY family transporter, with translation MIPEKSKITQGQFMFFIVQTQVGVGILTLPHTMQASAKGGGWISVLIAGSAVQVIILILWALCRRFPSDTIYDFLPKITGKLLGNLLSFLYIGYFLFSAGTVLAKFADVVGRWVLLSTPRWALLILALLTCMYLAKENLRVIARLFVISSLTIIVLVALSLSGYVNADFSYIFPITEAGWGNIFKAANEALFPLVGYEVILVLYPFVEGKSGGKLKAASLGSMVITLFYTFEVFTSLVIFSPAVMPAVSEPLLYMLKGFSFQIIQRIDLIFLSLWVFVVSNAIVSWIYMATVGLGHFFHQGEHKKAVPYTICILFILAMIAQEPSVIDFYDQVIKIIHYTFVIGLPVILLCFAYFMRKRGT, from the coding sequence ATGATCCCGGAAAAGAGTAAGATTACGCAAGGTCAGTTCATGTTTTTTATCGTACAGACTCAAGTGGGGGTTGGTATTTTAACGCTTCCTCATACAATGCAAGCAAGCGCCAAGGGAGGAGGGTGGATTTCTGTCCTCATCGCGGGATCGGCTGTACAAGTTATTATTTTGATTCTATGGGCTCTTTGCAGACGATTTCCTTCCGATACGATATACGATTTCTTGCCGAAGATTACCGGGAAGCTTCTTGGGAATCTGCTTAGCTTTCTTTATATTGGCTATTTTCTGTTTTCTGCAGGAACGGTTCTGGCCAAGTTTGCCGATGTCGTAGGAAGGTGGGTGCTGCTATCAACGCCTAGATGGGCATTATTAATTCTCGCCCTTCTCACTTGTATGTACTTGGCTAAAGAAAACCTTCGGGTGATTGCCAGGCTGTTCGTTATCTCTTCATTAACGATCATTGTATTGGTGGCATTATCCTTGAGCGGTTATGTCAATGCGGACTTCAGTTATATTTTTCCTATAACCGAAGCGGGATGGGGGAATATCTTCAAAGCTGCGAATGAGGCATTGTTTCCTTTAGTAGGGTATGAAGTGATATTGGTGCTTTATCCTTTCGTTGAAGGGAAGAGCGGCGGAAAATTAAAGGCAGCTTCTTTAGGCAGTATGGTGATTACACTTTTTTACACCTTTGAGGTGTTTACCAGTTTAGTCATTTTCAGCCCGGCGGTCATGCCCGCGGTTTCAGAACCTCTCCTCTACATGCTGAAAGGTTTTTCTTTTCAGATCATCCAACGGATCGACTTGATCTTTTTGTCGTTATGGGTCTTTGTAGTTAGCAATGCCATTGTCTCTTGGATATATATGGCAACGGTTGGATTGGGTCACTTCTTTCACCAAGGCGAACATAAAAAGGCCGTCCCCTATACCATATGCATACTCTTTATTCTGGCTATGATTGCTCAAGAACCATCGGTCATTGACTTCTACGATCAAGTAATTAAGATTATTCATTATACATTTGTAATTGGACTTCCTGTGATCCTGCTTTGTTTCGCGTACTTTATGAGAAAAAGGGGGACGTAA
- a CDS encoding Ger(x)C family spore germination protein: MKRICFLCMVMSLLLFIAGCWDQDLLKDARLLYGAGVDLAPNGKLRATFVIQDVPSGEQQSPKNDIISTDGNTPMETRSYADDQISRHLRAYKNRFFLIGEELAKQDIYPILEVFYRDPKSALNARIGVVQGTAEDILSLKKVGNVLIAEEIDELIKSKEETTTVPKVTLEKIYPVMLDPGEDFVLPYLMEQGARVNVSRIAMFHNHKFTGTLSPEESTMYLLLKGSKGKVTRYTQNMSTAGEMGTTEENPQNRYDFLTFSVEKLKRKMKVKVQSGDQITVHLKLKLKVSVIEYPKDRLDKKEVVAELNKDLSKRMTSLAQETLKKMQIARCDGLGIGRQLMAFHPRVWKKHKEDWGSNYQKVHFAPVIQVEITKQGIIN, encoded by the coding sequence ATGAAAAGAATCTGCTTTTTGTGTATGGTTATGTCCCTCCTCCTATTTATAGCTGGCTGCTGGGATCAAGATCTATTAAAAGATGCTCGTCTGCTCTATGGAGCGGGGGTTGATCTCGCGCCGAATGGTAAGCTTCGAGCAACTTTTGTCATTCAGGACGTGCCATCAGGCGAACAACAGAGTCCTAAAAACGATATTATATCCACAGATGGCAATACGCCTATGGAAACCCGCAGTTATGCAGACGATCAGATATCACGGCATCTTCGTGCTTATAAAAACCGGTTTTTTCTCATTGGAGAAGAACTGGCCAAACAAGATATTTATCCGATCCTCGAAGTGTTCTACCGTGACCCGAAGAGTGCCTTAAACGCCAGGATCGGAGTGGTCCAAGGGACAGCGGAAGATATACTTTCCCTAAAGAAAGTAGGGAATGTCTTGATCGCAGAAGAAATTGATGAATTAATCAAGAGCAAAGAAGAGACAACAACCGTTCCCAAGGTGACACTTGAAAAGATCTACCCTGTGATGTTGGACCCAGGGGAAGATTTTGTTCTTCCTTACCTGATGGAACAAGGGGCTCGTGTGAATGTTTCTCGTATTGCCATGTTTCATAACCATAAGTTTACAGGTACACTGAGTCCTGAAGAATCAACAATGTACTTATTATTGAAAGGCAGCAAGGGGAAAGTGACGAGATACACCCAAAATATGAGCACTGCAGGGGAAATGGGTACTACAGAGGAGAACCCTCAAAACAGGTATGATTTTCTGACCTTCAGTGTAGAAAAGTTAAAGCGAAAAATGAAAGTAAAGGTTCAATCAGGCGATCAAATTACGGTTCATCTGAAATTAAAATTGAAAGTAAGTGTAATTGAGTATCCGAAAGATCGCTTAGATAAGAAAGAAGTGGTCGCAGAATTAAACAAGGATCTTTCGAAGAGGATGACTAGTCTGGCTCAAGAAACACTGAAAAAAATGCAAATAGCTCGCTGTGATGGATTAGGGATCGGTAGACAACTTATGGCGTTCCATCCACGTGTTTGGAAAAAGCATAAGGAAGACTGGGGCAGCAATTATCAAAAAGTGCATTTTGCCCCAGTAATACAAGTAGAAATTACGAAGCAAGGGATTATTAACTAA
- a CDS encoding L,D-transpeptidase family protein: MGFFVSGGRFQSSLQRNMKLILVFGLLFAACFTGMGKAEAAAGSDLIIVNKKTNKLAYFSDGKLVKIFPVATGKSKELTPEGSFKMVVKVKNRPYYKEKIPGGDPANPLGDRWLGLEVNGTYGTTYAIHGNNNESSIGKYVSAGCIRMHNDDIHWLYPKIAKNTKVIITTSTLAMESLATKNGYSVGSKTFAGAFEMDGVTTKLNDPFILDNSRVFVPLRESVALLGGTLQSEAGTGALLITIGDRTVTHKPLSDEAVVNGKSITIPASRNVNNRLLIPLSILPELFSIPVQWNPQSQSVKINL; this comes from the coding sequence TTGGGATTTTTCGTTTCGGGTGGCCGGTTTCAATCTTCATTACAGCGGAACATGAAGCTGATACTTGTGTTCGGGCTTCTGTTCGCTGCATGTTTTACAGGTATGGGAAAGGCGGAAGCTGCTGCTGGATCAGATCTGATTATCGTGAACAAAAAAACAAACAAACTCGCGTATTTCAGTGATGGTAAGCTGGTAAAGATCTTTCCAGTCGCAACGGGGAAGTCGAAGGAACTGACACCTGAAGGTAGCTTCAAAATGGTAGTTAAAGTAAAGAACAGACCCTACTACAAAGAGAAAATACCCGGGGGTGATCCGGCCAATCCGCTTGGCGACCGCTGGCTGGGGCTGGAAGTGAACGGAACTTATGGAACTACGTATGCGATTCACGGCAATAATAATGAGTCATCCATAGGAAAGTATGTTAGTGCTGGATGTATTCGAATGCATAATGATGACATCCACTGGCTGTATCCAAAAATAGCTAAGAATACAAAGGTCATCATTACAACAAGCACACTGGCTATGGAGAGCCTTGCGACTAAGAATGGGTATTCTGTGGGAAGTAAGACGTTCGCTGGAGCTTTTGAGATGGATGGAGTCACAACAAAGCTGAATGATCCCTTTATACTGGATAACTCCCGTGTGTTTGTTCCGCTGAGAGAATCTGTAGCTTTGTTAGGTGGAACTTTGCAGAGCGAAGCTGGAACTGGTGCATTGCTAATTACGATAGGCGATCGTACGGTGACACATAAGCCGTTATCAGATGAGGCTGTTGTGAATGGAAAATCAATTACGATACCGGCGTCCCGCAATGTAAATAACCGATTACTGATTCCACTGAGCATCTTGCCCGAATTATTTAGTATTCCGGTACAATGGAATCCACAGTCCCAGTCGGTAAAGATTAATTTATAA
- the abc-f gene encoding ABC-F type ribosomal protection protein has product MTLIKAKNLRKEWNGTLLFEKVSFEIAEGERVLLFGRNGIGKTTLLKGLIGRLTFEEGSIYHGLPREEWGVLDQQLEVSEEVTALDYVLAGSAELPKLKLRLKSLSQRLQEQNDESEAGLAEYAEVYDQYLQLDGYDWEAKAEKCLKQLKLERSVWDLPYPSLSGGQKTRVQLAALLAQQPKLLILDEPTNHLDGETMEWLEHWVYTYPGTVLYVSHDRTFIDRTATGLLELSQEGCRRYSGGYTQYREQKAVEARTLEGQYKKQEQEKEKLLESIRRYSEWFQQAHRAAGQHDFLRAKSKKNVSRLHAKEAALERLNKNRVELPRETSKLKMKLESEAFMADTLLSLREIDFAYKGSKPVLKDFSLSLNRGDRLAILGPNGVGKSTLLKLIAGIHKPTKGDVRLHPRTKIGYFAQELDNLAVSSTILDSLLEVPGMTQTEARTILGCFLFSREDVFKRIGDLSLGEKCRVAFLKLYFGKANLLVLDEPTNYLDIDTRERVEEALMVYPGGLVMVSHDRYLHAKVANRLVILESSQTPKFFQGSYDEYTSKDRSRILTRKEQAREDDLVLLELRLNQLIQSGSRDTEEENEALMAEIVNLRAQIQEIGVKEEVTPS; this is encoded by the coding sequence ATGACCCTAATAAAAGCAAAGAATTTACGTAAAGAATGGAACGGGACCCTGTTATTCGAGAAGGTGTCTTTTGAGATCGCAGAAGGAGAGCGTGTGCTCTTGTTCGGTCGTAATGGAATCGGCAAAACCACACTGCTGAAGGGGCTGATCGGTCGCCTCACCTTTGAGGAGGGAAGTATTTATCATGGCTTGCCACGTGAGGAATGGGGTGTGCTGGATCAGCAGCTTGAAGTATCAGAGGAAGTAACCGCCTTGGATTACGTTCTCGCCGGATCAGCAGAACTACCCAAATTGAAGCTCCGGCTTAAATCCCTCAGTCAGAGGTTGCAGGAGCAGAACGACGAGAGTGAAGCTGGATTGGCTGAATACGCCGAAGTGTATGATCAATACTTGCAGCTTGATGGATATGACTGGGAGGCTAAAGCGGAAAAATGCTTGAAGCAGCTTAAGCTTGAACGTTCGGTTTGGGATTTGCCATACCCATCGCTTAGCGGAGGGCAAAAGACACGTGTACAATTAGCAGCATTATTAGCCCAGCAGCCGAAGCTGTTGATTCTAGATGAGCCGACGAATCACTTAGATGGAGAAACGATGGAGTGGTTGGAACATTGGGTATACACTTACCCTGGAACTGTGCTTTATGTTTCACATGATCGTACGTTCATCGACCGAACAGCGACGGGCCTGCTGGAGCTTAGTCAAGAGGGGTGTCGTCGGTATTCGGGTGGATATACGCAGTATCGGGAGCAGAAAGCGGTGGAGGCGAGAACACTGGAGGGACAATATAAGAAGCAGGAACAGGAAAAGGAGAAACTACTGGAGAGCATCAGAAGGTATTCCGAATGGTTCCAGCAGGCACACCGTGCTGCCGGACAGCATGATTTCCTGCGTGCGAAATCTAAGAAGAACGTGTCTCGTCTTCATGCGAAGGAAGCAGCACTCGAACGCTTAAATAAGAACCGTGTGGAATTGCCACGCGAGACAAGCAAGCTGAAGATGAAGCTGGAGAGTGAAGCGTTTATGGCGGACACTTTGCTGTCACTCCGCGAAATTGATTTTGCATATAAGGGTAGTAAGCCTGTATTGAAAGATTTCAGTTTGTCTCTGAATCGAGGTGATCGTCTCGCTATTCTGGGTCCCAATGGTGTCGGTAAGTCTACTTTGTTGAAGCTGATTGCTGGTATTCATAAGCCTACCAAAGGCGATGTGCGGCTGCATCCGCGGACGAAGATTGGTTATTTTGCGCAAGAGCTCGATAATCTAGCGGTATCATCCACCATCCTGGATAGTTTGCTTGAAGTACCGGGTATGACCCAAACGGAGGCGCGAACGATTCTGGGCTGCTTTTTATTTTCGCGGGAGGATGTCTTTAAACGAATTGGTGATTTAAGTCTGGGAGAGAAATGTCGTGTAGCTTTCCTTAAACTGTACTTTGGAAAAGCTAACCTATTGGTACTGGATGAACCCACCAATTATCTGGACATTGACACTAGGGAGCGTGTAGAAGAAGCGCTTATGGTTTATCCGGGGGGACTTGTGATGGTCTCGCATGACCGATATCTTCACGCTAAAGTAGCTAATCGTTTGGTGATACTGGAGTCATCCCAGACACCAAAGTTTTTTCAAGGTTCTTATGATGAATATACCTCGAAAGACAGAAGCCGAATCCTTACTCGTAAAGAACAGGCGAGGGAGGATGATCTTGTCCTTTTGGAGCTACGCTTGAATCAGTTGATCCAGAGCGGAAGTAGAGATACAGAGGAGGAGAATGAAGCGTTAATGGCGGAAATCGTTAATCTAAGGGCACAGATTCAGGAAATAGGGGTTAAGGAAGAAGTTACACCATCATAG
- a CDS encoding AAA family ATPase encodes MKIRIIGACGSGKSYIARELSKKYGVDYYETDNLVWDRSAENLRYSVEARDAQLEEILDKPSWILEGVHYKWGQESFKRADLIVILRPNPVICDLRVITRFIKTRLGFEQANYKQSFKNLYVMIFEWNRGYNREAIHRIIELTNDFSNRRVILKNNKELETIIEERVIRMNE; translated from the coding sequence ATGAAGATTAGAATCATCGGAGCCTGTGGAAGTGGAAAATCCTATATCGCTAGAGAGTTGTCCAAAAAGTATGGGGTAGATTATTACGAGACTGATAATTTGGTATGGGATAGAAGTGCCGAGAACCTTCGTTATTCCGTTGAAGCAAGGGATGCACAATTGGAGGAGATTCTAGATAAACCCTCATGGATTCTGGAAGGCGTACATTATAAGTGGGGGCAAGAAAGTTTTAAAAGAGCAGATTTAATCGTTATTCTGAGACCTAATCCAGTAATCTGTGATTTGAGAGTGATTACAAGGTTTATAAAGACAAGACTGGGATTCGAGCAAGCGAATTACAAGCAATCGTTTAAGAATCTGTATGTGATGATTTTTGAATGGAACCGTGGATATAATCGGGAAGCCATACATAGAATTATTGAATTAACGAATGATTTTTCTAATAGACGGGTGATTCTAAAGAATAATAAGGAACTGGAAACCATTATTGAAGAACGGGTAATAAGGATGAATGAATAA
- a CDS encoding RDD family protein, whose protein sequence is MDNNKVERLEQEDFIGFWRRVLATILDLIVILIPAVIVYWIFNSLAISLHSEIPIILEYIFFVVFDIFMIVRFGGTPGKLILKIKIINEQGNYPTLKEALVRNIFRIISLVISMVIGVSLYDFTIISTYFALWAPLANDLSKILGSIMLVDYLFVALNPRKRALHDMMAGTYVVDKSAI, encoded by the coding sequence ATGGATAATAATAAAGTTGAGCGTTTGGAACAGGAGGATTTCATAGGCTTTTGGAGAAGAGTTCTGGCTACCATTCTTGATCTCATTGTCATCCTGATCCCTGCGGTTATTGTATACTGGATATTCAATTCATTAGCTATTTCCTTGCACTCGGAGATTCCTATCATCCTTGAGTATATTTTCTTCGTCGTGTTTGATATTTTTATGATCGTTAGATTTGGTGGAACGCCAGGGAAGCTGATTTTAAAAATAAAGATTATCAATGAACAAGGGAATTATCCAACGCTGAAGGAAGCTCTAGTTCGAAATATTTTCCGAATCATTAGTCTCGTTATTTCGATGGTTATAGGCGTCAGCCTCTACGACTTCACTATTATATCTACCTACTTTGCCTTATGGGCACCTTTGGCTAATGACCTTAGTAAAATACTTGGCTCCATAATGCTTGTAGATTATCTGTTTGTCGCACTAAATCCCCGAAAACGTGCGCTTCACGATATGATGGCCGGTACTTATGTTGTTGATAAATCAGCGATTTAA
- a CDS encoding IS30 family transposase has protein sequence MGYTHLSITERSKLEVLYGLGWSSRAIGAELGRHHSVIARERKRGGKGNTYLAETAQIAYSERRQGSKSTGRFTAELAGEINEKLRLTWSPEQIAEQRRASGQPFVCFKTIYRWLYAGRLVAGEVKVLRHKGKRRKPLETRGRFLVGKTISQRPKGVRKRDSFGHWELDTVVSSRGKSRACAATFIERKTRMYLAVKMPDRTAHSMEIAFGVVASQYPQETFRTATADRGKEFACYSALEAFHGLDVYFADPYSSWQRGSNENGNGLLREFFPKGHDFAQVSDEELAHALDLINHRPRKCLGWKSAHESFMSEVSHLA, from the coding sequence ATGGGTTACACTCATCTTAGCATAACGGAGCGAAGCAAACTAGAAGTACTATACGGATTGGGATGGTCTAGTCGAGCGATTGGGGCAGAACTTGGACGTCATCACTCCGTCATTGCCAGAGAACGGAAGCGAGGAGGCAAGGGAAATACCTATCTTGCTGAGACCGCTCAGATCGCGTATAGCGAACGTCGACAAGGGAGTAAGTCGACAGGTCGTTTCACCGCGGAACTGGCCGGAGAGATCAATGAGAAACTCCGACTTACCTGGTCGCCCGAGCAGATTGCTGAACAGCGTAGAGCCAGTGGTCAACCCTTCGTATGCTTCAAGACGATCTACCGTTGGCTATATGCAGGTCGTCTGGTTGCAGGCGAAGTAAAGGTGCTACGGCATAAGGGTAAACGACGTAAACCACTGGAGACACGTGGTCGATTCCTCGTGGGGAAAACCATTAGTCAACGGCCAAAGGGAGTACGAAAGAGAGATTCCTTCGGGCACTGGGAACTAGATACGGTGGTTTCCAGCCGAGGAAAAAGCCGTGCTTGTGCCGCGACCTTTATCGAGCGCAAGACACGGATGTATCTGGCCGTAAAGATGCCCGACCGTACCGCTCATTCGATGGAGATCGCCTTTGGTGTTGTGGCTAGCCAGTATCCGCAAGAAACTTTCCGAACGGCTACTGCGGATCGAGGAAAGGAATTCGCCTGCTATAGCGCTCTGGAAGCCTTTCATGGACTGGATGTCTACTTTGCTGATCCCTACTCGTCCTGGCAACGAGGGTCTAACGAGAATGGCAACGGACTCCTTCGAGAGTTCTTTCCCAAAGGCCATGATTTTGCACAAGTTTCAGATGAGGAGCTTGCCCACGCCCTAGATCTCATCAACCACCGCCCCCGGAAATGTCTGGGGTGGAAGTCTGCTCACGAATCTTTCATGTCCGAAGTGTCGCACTTAGCTTGA